DNA sequence from the Epinephelus moara isolate mb chromosome 3, YSFRI_EMoa_1.0, whole genome shotgun sequence genome:
AGCATTgtcgtctcacagcaagagggttcgaacccggggtgggggagcccttctgtgtggagtttgcatgttctccctgtgtcagtgtgggttttctcccggtactccggcttcctcccacagtccaaagacatgcaggttaattggtgactctaaattgtccgtaggtgtgaatgtgagtgtgaatggttgtctgtctctatgtgtcagccctgtgatagtctggcgacctgtccagggtgtaccctacctcttgcccaatgtcagctgggataggctccagcatgAATAAGGACTAAGGCAGCAGAGTGAACCTGAAACTCATTTTGGGAGGAACAAAATACCAGATGGGGTTTGTAAATGAGCCTTTGTTATAGAGTAGATGTGGTCAAACTTAATTTGTCATGTCATGTCCAGTGTTGACACTCCGCATGTGGCCTCTCATAATAGTGTGAAACACAGAAGCCGATTTTAGCTTTAAACCCAGTATAAAGGTGACACTTCACAGTCACGCAAATGTAGCCTCTGTTGTGACATCTAGTTTTTCACCTGTTGGCTTTTCAAGTGTTTTCACCTCCAATCAATTAGAAATACAACTGTGAGAGATATTAGAGATCAACTGAGCATACTTTGCGCACATCTCCATCGTCTTGAAAAGAGGCCTAATTAACCaaataagtgaaaacacctgtgtgtggTGTGCATAGGTGGTGTGTAGGGCCTTTAAAATGATTGTCCTTATTTTCACCCCGTGCAAACAGGGCACAGATATTACTGCAACTGCCTGCTTTCAACTGTCTTGCACAATTTTTTTATCATGATGGAGTTGGCAGGCAACTCTGTAGTTCAAGGTCCCAGATTAAGTATTCTTTTAGAGGTAGTGAGTTGCACATTACTACAGCATTCAGTGAACAACCAGCCAAGAGGATCCAGATTCAACACTGTTTATTACATAAGAAATGTATAAGGCTTTTTTAGATTTGTGATAGAGGAAAGATTTACAGATATGAcgcattttcatttaaaaattctAAGTTTCTGTGTATTTTAGAATACAAAAACCTCACATGAATCATACACAACTTGAATGATCTAGATCATtaagagatgctgtgctgcaaACATCATTCGTTCATTTATGCGTCATTTATCGTCCGACTCCATGGGTGTCTTTGGGCCTGTCGATGCGGTAGACATACTCTGCAGGCACGAAGTAGCCCAGGTACTCCACAGTGTCCGGTGTGGTGTCTATGTAGTAGTGGCCACCCTCTCCGTGGTGGCTGAAGCAGTGGGTGTGCTCCACCCGCAGGTCCAAACCCTGGATACACAGCAAACACATGAATCATTACAAGGCAGCTGATTTTGCAAATGAGGAGCGTATTGAATATATTCTCAGCTCAAAACTCTCTTAAAGGTctagtttgtaggatttagggagacaTACTGGATATTGAAATCATCCACCTACTAAACCTCCATCCTCAAATTGGTGTGCCAGAGAGTTTTCTTGACTTTAGACATTTATCTCGTTGAGATGAGTGTGTTTGCTTGACTTACAGGGTCTCTGGATACCAGCACCGACTGGCAGATGAGCGGGGCTCTGACCTCGAAGTGCTTAAGCCAGTTGTTGACGTCATCGTTGGTGTTGAGCGGGCAGACTGAGAACTCTCTCGGCTATCGATGATCAGACAAACAGAGATAAATCAATTCATGTAACTGTCAGAGATCACACCTTCTGTGTCATGTCCAATATTTACCATGATGTGGATTTTAGCCTTCCCTTTCTGGATGATGAAGGTGCCTCCCAGAGCCAGGCTTTTATCCGGGTAGTGACCTTCCAGAGTCGTCCTCATGGCCGTCACAAGACTGTCACCTCCTGTCCTCTTCTTGGCCCTCACCTCTATGACCTGCGGAGGTGCACAGGTGAAGAGGGCACCACAGCTCAGCTTGTGCAGTCACTGTCCTTTTATTAATGTTTACCCATTTAAATGTTGGGAGCACACATGTGACGGGGCTGAAGGTCACACACAACAACTTCAGGGAGGTTACTAATTTATCTTTAAGTTCATATACAACCAGAGATGTTCATTATTTGCCAAAAGCAGAGGCAATAATGACATCGCATTTTTGGAGGAACCCCAATGCAGTCATCTTCTCAAAGACAAAAAGCTGCAGATCTTGTGTGATCAGAGGAGACACATTACCTTTCCAGACTTGCCTTCACAAGCGTACAGATTGCCCAGCAGTCCAAAGTTGCAGTCAGAGAATTTGTCACTGTACTTTTCTTGCAGACACTGGCCATCGACTGGATTGATGGAGGAGAAGTAGCTGCTGTTGACTGCGGGCCTCCCCTCCGCTTCGGTCAGAACCAGAGGCATCAGCTGTGGACGAGAACATTTAGTCCATCAGCTTCTGCGTTCTCCAACTCTTTACATTCTATTTCTCCATTTAACATAGCCTGTACTGAGAAacttgttttcagcttccagttAGATACAGGGGGTAAAAAATGATTAACCTCTGCGTTCATTCCAACAATTCTGGAGGGAGCAGCTCCTGCACCGAGGATGAAGGCTCCTGGCAGCTCCACCTCCTTTGATACAGTGTTCATGTTGTATTCctgagaagaagaggaggagagacaacGATATATTAATCCCTTTCGCTACGGGCCATTGATCATTATCTCAAAGCAATATTCTCATTAAGACTACCTTGTCCTTATGAACCAACGGGACCAGGTACGGCACACCACCAACATCAGTGATGCGAGGCTTTCCACACAAGCCTACAGCATGAGGTGACATGAAAAACAACATGACACTATCAGGTAGGCCTTCAACTACATGTAAAACCCTCAGTCTCAGTGGAATGCTGGTATCCTACCCAATGTTTAAGCAACGCTTGCAAACAAATTACCTGGTCTATCCCACTCTTAATGAACATATCAGTAACCCTGGTCTATCATGCTTACTTGTAACCCCTCTTTGTGCGTCATTATGGCAATCCACCTGTTTTATGAGCTTCAAAATTAGGCTGTGTCCCATTCTACTTGGGACTGTGTCGAGCCACCCCAAAATTAGGATGTATTATTATAGATACTCCAGCAGTatttcctcctgagaccctgtgtcctcatatgtggacatcacattttgggtttacgtgaccttatacttcagtctacttaactcagacctgttgtcctcgtccgtggacacttttttgtgccatctagtggtggtaagagcacaatacactaatccagggaaaaacaagatggcagccatctctgccaagtcagtctgcagccgatcccgacacaaaagtggacgaggtccaaaacctgatcacattttacggttgaaacttgtttatttacgattaataatgtttgtagtttgacatGGCAACAGATTTGACCAAGGAAGTACTCttttgaggacattaggactttGTTATGGTCTCGTTAGAGGACATTGGGACCTTATTAtcattgacagtgtttagtttttgcaTACTTATCTGGTCCTACTGATCCAAAATAGCAAGGAGAAATGAataatgcataccaaacaaaagttcaggtctcaggaggatatataaaatacaaaaaaatagctgcagctgcaacattagTGATGCTTACACATTAacgcatcaataattataatcgaGTGATATATATAATTCTGAATTGACCCATTCTGGGAGGACAGCTTTTACTTTAGGCACTTTAAGTCCATGTTGATGCTTGTgcttatgtcttttttttttttactgtggtgTTGCTACCTTTCCTTGGGGCAAAGTTCTGAGTACTTTTGTGCTGACTAGCTGGATTGCTGTTCTATAACTAGCTATCATAATTGACAACTTCACGATTCTAAAGCAATGCATTTTATAAAAAGTGGGTGAATATAAATTCTGCATGTACATATAGCCTAATCGAACACAGATATTTAATGCAACCTGCAAATAAATCTTCACTTTCAGATAGTAATTCTGAAGAAGCAGCCATGTGTTAAGATAAAGACAGTCTTCAGTGGCTGATGGACGTATTAGAAACATGCAGTTTTTGGTTTGGGAGTGTGAGGGTTAACAAAGTGTCAGcctgtgaatgaatgaactaaATACACATGTATGTAGGGCATGCATGAGACGTTTGAGTACTTGATCTGTTACCTTTGACAGGGAAGTGGAAAGGCTCCTCTGTGAGATCAGGGCACTCCACAACCCTCACCTGAACTTCAGCAAAGTTGTCTTCCAGTCCTGTTTGTAGCACTGCAACCAGGAAAAAGTATTTATTACGCTCTCTTTATCAACATGCCTGTGCAACTTTGTCTGCGCATCAAAGCTGAAGTCCTTACCACCACGTAGTTCCTCCAAGTCTGGAGCGTGCAGCTGAACCTTTTCGGTTTTGCTAATATCTGCCATTATGACTGTGCTTGAAGGCTGATACTGAATATACCAACTCACAGTCAACAGTGGAGGAAAAATCGACTGTAAAACCACGGGACTGATCTACTGTAGAAGTTCAGCCAAAGAGTAAATACTTACAAGAGAGTTCCTGTCACAGATGATGTTTCCTCGCCCATGCAGCCAGTTTATCTGTGTGAAATAAATGCAATCATAGTCATGGGTTTATTCAGTTTAATTCAGTTCAGTCCATGttaattcaactttatttatcctgatGGAAATTCTTATATCAGAGAgcgcttcaaattacagtaaccacAATCTAACATTCAACAACTAGTAACAATGAAAAGAACCAGTGAATTCAAGAGAAAGAGTGAAAACGTGACTCGGGGATGCAACAATGACTAAAGTACATAAAGTAGCGGGTGGCGGTATGCAACCTCAAAAGCAATGTTTGCATCCATCCATGCAGCCCCCGGGACaagcccggaacacctctaacaggaggcgcccaggaggatcctgatcagatgcccgaaccacctcaactgacccctttcgacatgaaggagcagcggctctactccgagctccctccggatgtcctagctccttaccctatctctaaggctgagtccagccaccccacggaggaaactcatttcagccacttgtatccTTGAtgtcattctttcggtcactacccagagctcatgaccataggtgagggttgggacatagatggaccagtatatcgaaagctttgccttccggctcagctccctcttcaccacaacggtccGGCACAGTGCAAACATGACTGCAGATGACcactgatccatctcatgctccattctaccctcacacatgaacaagaccccaagatacaaTTGCAATGTTAGCAATCTATAAAACAGACAGAAGATAAAGCGACTATGCACGATTGAAGCAGGAAGTACCATGGCACGTCTactaaactgatgcagaaaggGTACAAGGATGCATAAAACTTCACCAGattgcaggaaattaagtgttcaATAGAGCTCAAAATGTCTTGGCTTCGGCCCCCCGGCCCCCTGCCTGATACTGAAACAAAACCTTTGCCCTTGAGTAGAATTTGGATACTGTATTTTGTTCATGGGTAACACTGTAATAAATCAGTTTCAGGAAGTAAAGTAGGCATACTTAGAAACCTAAAATAATTCAATTTTGGGTTGATATTTGAACTCTGGcatatgaaaataatttttccTGTAGTCTGGGAGTGCAGATAAATATAGTACTATCACATAAAAAGACCGATATAAACAACTTGTGTTCATCTAATGAGCTATAGTTGTATTCATTTGTACAATGACATTATAACTTCatctcatggtcttcatcagcaaaTGGAGTTTGAATCCAGTGGTGCTCATTAAATACATGTCacatttacttatttatgtggagaaaaattaataaaaacaactcaaagCTATTGTGGGAGCCGATGCAGTCGAAAACGGAAGTACAAACAGTGAagcctcttgttttttttgagtgctttcttcctcctctttggTGATTGGTCAGATGATAATACGTCACTTCGATGACGCTGAAAAACTTCCTGGTCGACGCAGAACCACATGTGTAGTGTCtactctttttgttttttactttgttttggtgCAGATACATGTTGTTATATGATATCAATGAACTGTTTGgttaataattaatattgtGCGTCTAAAGCGGAACtttaaaactaaaacattttcGTCGGAAACATCAAACGGATCTATTTCCTGCAAATGAAGACCTCCGCTACTTTGGCGGTGTTTTCAGCTAAACTACGCAATGACCGGAGTGCGTAACTCTCTGGCTTTCACTCAGTCTGATGCTGTAGCTGATGTAGTATCGGGGCAGTCATGCCACATTGTGCTGGAAACATCCCCTCCAGACTACGTGGAGAAAATATCGCGGTATCTTGAGTCTAACGAGGGACACAGCAGACAGAATGAAGTAACGTTATTTGAGGAAGCTGCTGATGCAGACAGGTAAGGATGCTCCTCACAGGTCAcaacgatgatgatgattatgatggTCCATTCCTGTAATGCAACAACACTTCTGTCCCCGTGAATCAATCTTAACTGAGTCtgttcgtttgtttgtttgtttatttgcttgtttGTGTACATGTGCTCATATTATCATGTCCCCAGTGCGGAGTAATCAACTTTTACAAGAACTATCCATATAAAACTACCATAAACAGTTAAACGTGTCACTATTCTTATAtaatgcaaaacatttaaaatccaccttttctttttttgaagtTGTGAGGCTGAAATGTTGCTGCGTATCAGGAACGACCCTGATGCAGCCCCTCCCATTACAGCAGCCTGAAAATGCTCCAGGTTGACTTCTAAATGTGTGGTTGTGTCTCTGCAGCGATTCAGGAGACAGCCTGTTCATAACTCAGAAGGCAGTACCTGAGCCTGTGAGGTCAGGGAGACGACAACGTCACCACAGCTTGAGGTCAAACCTCACATCTCCTGGAGATCATAAAGAAAGCGACGAGAGCAATTCATCGTCCACTTCCCCCAAAGAATCCAAAACAGGCAAagaaaggagaagaaagaaataCACCCTGCCAAAATACAGGTTCCCTTTCCTCCCAGAGAAGTCCAGACGCAATCTGCTACCTACCCAGAACAGACGCCTTCATGTAAGGATAACCAATACTTAAATACACGATCTGTAAGAGCAGATTATGTtaattgtttgtgtgttatgGTCTAACTGTGATTGGCGGGTCAGCCTATATAGCCTAGGAACCTTTGTGGCTCGTCAGGTGTTTCCAACCAGAAcaggaaaaacagtttttgaccACTGTACAGCAACACGTTATGCTCCGTGCTGATGTgttgtgtgagaatgtgtgatTTAAAGAATGACATGTGAAATAAATGGACTTGTGTGCATCGTAACTGAAAAGCAAGTGGACTCATTCATCCGTCATGGTAAAGTAAAAGCGCATCAATTAGGTTTCCTGTTGAAATGCCTCAGTGGCTTGAAGCATTGGCTTAGCCTCTACACGATCATTTAACAAAGGCTTTGCAAACGTTATTTAGAgctaaatacttttttatttttacagaatTATGTGATGGGAGGCTTCTTTAAATGTGTCAGAGAGCTGTGGCAGAGCTACCAAAGAGCAGAGGATCTGGAGTCATCTTTACCAACTGTTGACATCGATGGGGAGGACATATCTCCACTATCAGAGTGAGTTTATGTCAAGGAATATTCATGCTTTACTTGAAGTTACATgtgttctttttaaatattagcCTTTGTCCACCAACACCCAGTAGCCGACTAATATCTCATGTTACCTTTTTAAGTATAATTTTAGGAAAAAGGTGTCCATATTCacataattaaatattttccttaaataaaacaataatttagCAATGTGTCAGTCTGGTTTTCGAGCTTATTGTACAAAGACGGCCCTAGTAACATAGTTGATTGGATTAGGATACATTTAGATGccagggaaattttggttttgATGCTACCCGACCTGATAAGTTGGTCCGGAGCAGCTGGAGCAGAGGTGTGTGTTGCTtataatttacaataaaataatttatggGGTTCCCCAAAGATCAGTTTTAGGGCCACTActttttaagataagataagatacacctttattgatcccacaattgaaaAATTCCactgttacagcagtcaagggaaAAGAGtgagattaaagatttcaaaatttaaaaacttaaaaaactaggcatgcaaaaaaaagtacaagaaacagcaataaataataataataataataataatgagcagtggataaaaaatgagcatatttagtgcaaagtaaaaattgtatgtgcaaaaaaaaaacattgacacCAAAGGAAATTGTCTTGATTTCTtctaaaaacatgggaagaaggcagtgAGCAACAAAAGATGAAATGACCCGAAAAAATTTGCAGGAGAGAAAatcaaaatgaagaaaattagtagaataaaaaagaaagaaagaaggaaagttaaaacaaactaacaggGAAATGATTtggaaagagtgcttaaaaattacaataattccgtaacataattttaaaatgtaatattaataataataataaatatagtttttccctagattttttttctttgtttttttttaatattcttaaATCTTTCTCTTTATTTGTTGGACATTTCTTatcaagttgctcattgcctttttccccatgtttttagaagaaatcaagccaatttaaGGTTTAGGTTTAAAAAGTAGTGGCCCTAAAATTGATCCTTGAGGAGCCccataaattattttattgaaagaaatcacaccaacttgctcagggttcaaaggtttgaATACTTGCAAgaggcatctgaaagcagcacaagaaaagtgatgttgttCCACGTTTCAAAGGATTAATCTATACATGTTAGCCCTTGGTGCTGTCATCAGGAGACAAAGTGTTTATACCTCTAAACGTAAACTTTAAATCTACCCCTTTAGCCTGTCTTTTCTTTGGAACACTTTATggacattatttaatttatcatcattttttcatttatttaaatatattcatGTTTTAAGATGTTTAAATTCCGCTAACCGAGTAGTTCCcaaaccttttttgcagggccCACCTTATGTAGTTAAACAATATTTTCAAGCCCCCAGCCcagttttaaaatacaaagGTATAAAAATACTCACTTTTACTTATAGACCTGTAATCCTACACCTTCAGTGTGTGGCTTTTTACACTGAGCAGCACTGCAGGGTACTTCGTAGGAGACAGTTAAGGTATCAACAGGCTCCTCTTTGTGTTAGGGATGTGAAGTCTCCAAGTGCCACCTTAACGTTTTTGGCTTCATACCATCAGTAGCTAATACTTTGAGTCAGATAGCTCACCGTGTTCTCTCTCTTCATCAATAGCGAGATATGCTTCGTCTCATTGTCTTGTTCGGTAGGAGTGACGTTTGATGGAGATTCATCGTTTGCTTTACATTTACCTGGCAGTTCTTTTCACAAACTTTTATAACTCCAGGCTCCCCTTAGTGGGCCCGCCCCtcaatttgattgattgattggtaaTAAAACACACGTGTTCTGTTACAGAGAGGACGAAGGTAAAGCAGAAGATGAAGACATCAAAGTGGTGGTAAGCAGGCTGTTCAGATCTTGTATTTTATGCTGCATTTCCACTGTATGTTAAAGCTCTCTGCATCTCAGCTCACTATTTTGGTTTTCCATTGGCAAATGTTGTTGATTGTACTTGAAACCTGGTACATTTTTGGCACCATTGCAGTTGAAGTTCCAAGTGAGCTGAGCCGATACTAGAAGGTGGAGTTGagacactgcagaccactgattggtcagagagaaTCGTGACTAGCCCAACATGGGACATCTTAGACTTACACAAACCAACCATTTATAAATAGCCAAGCTACCATCAATAGTGACCGCAATTTTGTTATTCATTCGACCCAGATTTTTTGAATATGTAGCCCTACAAAACTACGCCGTACAATTGAGAGGTACAGACATGGTTGCTTATAAAAGGATTTAATGAGTGTCCCGTTGAGGGCAGTTTCATTCACAGTTGTTATGGCAATCAGCTGAGAACCCCACAGACACTGAGGGGATACTATCCACAGTGGAGAGGACTGAGTAAAGATAAGAGGACCTGATACTAAAAGTGGGTCAGGTCAAGCTGAACCATGCAGTGGCAATGTGGCATTATTGCAATTTTTGTTTTGGAACTTTGTTTTAATCTGTGTGTCATCTTACAGGAGAGAAAACGTTTCATGGCACTATCAAAAGCAAAGCAAATCTGGGGCAGCCAGTCAaatcagcagaggaggaggaaagctGGTAATGCCGGAAAAGAAACCGTGCGAGGAGGACGAAC
Encoded proteins:
- the c3h11orf54 gene encoding ester hydrolase C11orf54 homolog — protein: MADISKTEKVQLHAPDLEELRGVLQTGLEDNFAEVQVRVVECPDLTEEPFHFPVKGLCGKPRITDVGGVPYLVPLVHKDKEYNMNTVSKEVELPGAFILGAGAAPSRIVGMNAELMPLVLTEAEGRPAVNSSYFSSINPVDGQCLQEKYSDKFSDCNFGLLGNLYACEGKSGKVIEVRAKKRTGGDSLVTAMRTTLEGHYPDKSLALGGTFIIQKGKAKIHIMPREFSVCPLNTNDDVNNWLKHFEVRAPLICQSVLVSRDPGLDLRVEHTHCFSHHGEGGHYYIDTTPDTVEYLGYFVPAEYVYRIDRPKDTHGVGR